A stretch of DNA from Bacteroidales bacterium:
AAAATAAAGAAATAATTTCTGCGAAAAACATCGGCCTGTATTTTGGCTCTTTCAACCCGATACATACCGGGCATCTTGCCATCGCAAAATACTTGCTGAAAAACTCAGGCCTTGACGAAATATGGTTTGTGGTTTCTCCTCAGAGCCCCTTCAAGAAAGAATCATCTTTACTGGATGACGATTTCCGTTTCAATATGGTACAATTGGCAATAAAGAATTTTAAACGCATGCGTGCATGTAATATAGAATTTACCTTGCCCAAACCTTCTTATACCATTGATACGCTGAGTGCCCTTCAGGAAAGATTTCTAAAAAACATATTTTCTTTAATAATTGGCTCTGATAATCTGGAACTTTTTCATAAGTGGAAAGACTATAATAAAATAATTGATAATTACAAAATTTTTGTTTACCCCCGCCGCGGATTTGATGGCGGAAAACTAAAAACGCATAGTTCGGTTTGTATGATAAATGCCCCTTTGTATGATATTTCTTCCACATGGATACGGGAAATAATAAAAAGCGGTAAAGATGTTAAGGGTTATATGCCGGAAAGAGTTTTATCCTATATAGAAAAAATGGGGTTTTATAAATAATATTTCATTTTTAGTTTGTTACCTATGTTTAAAATCCCATCAATAAATATTTCTGATTTTGCTTACACCCTGCCCGAAGAAAAAATTGCCAAATATCCTTTGCAGAAAAGAGATAGGGCAAAATTGCTGGTATGTAAAAATGATAGCATTTATGACAAATATTTTTATAATCTGCCCGAACTTATCAAACCGGGGACGTTACTGGTTATAAATAACACAAAAGTGATACATGCCCGCATGAATTTTTATAA
This window harbors:
- the nadD gene encoding nicotinate (nicotinamide) nucleotide adenylyltransferase, with translation MEKRRPKNKEIISAKNIGLYFGSFNPIHTGHLAIAKYLLKNSGLDEIWFVVSPQSPFKKESSLLDDDFRFNMVQLAIKNFKRMRACNIEFTLPKPSYTIDTLSALQERFLKNIFSLIIGSDNLELFHKWKDYNKIIDNYKIFVYPRRGFDGGKLKTHSSVCMINAPLYDISSTWIREIIKSGKDVKGYMPERVLSYIEKMGFYK